Proteins encoded by one window of Mycolicibacterium sp. ND9-15:
- a CDS encoding ferritin-like domain-containing protein, which yields MTSVEPTGPARPSNPADGALFDAIATEHATIYGYGIVSAHSTPEDNYLVSKSMAEHRDRREAGLAMLSERSIEAPLPAAGYQLPMKVDTPTDAAKLAVRMEQDAAVAWRAVVEQATTEQDRAFGVAALTQCAVKAARWSQVLGTTPVTVAFPGGNE from the coding sequence ATGACGTCGGTGGAGCCGACCGGACCGGCGCGTCCGTCAAACCCCGCTGACGGCGCGCTGTTCGATGCGATCGCCACCGAGCACGCCACCATCTACGGATACGGCATTGTCTCGGCGCACTCCACGCCCGAGGACAACTACCTGGTGTCGAAGTCGATGGCCGAGCACCGCGACCGCCGCGAGGCCGGGCTGGCGATGCTGAGCGAGCGATCGATTGAGGCTCCCCTGCCCGCCGCTGGATATCAGCTCCCGATGAAGGTCGATACCCCGACCGATGCCGCCAAGCTCGCCGTCCGCATGGAGCAGGACGCTGCGGTTGCGTGGCGGGCGGTCGTCGAGCAGGCCACCACCGAGCAGGACCGCGCCTTCGGCGTGGCGGCGCTGACGCAGTGTGCGGTGAAGGCAGCGCGCTGGAGCCAGGTGCTCGGCACGACACCGGTCACGGTGGCATTTCCCGGCGGCAACGAATAA
- a CDS encoding proline--tRNA ligase — translation MITRMSELFLRTLRDDPADAEVPSHRLLIRAGYIRPVGPGLYSWLPLGLKVLRKIEQVVRHEMAAIGGQEILFPALLPKGPYQTTNRWTEYGDSVFRLQDRRSNDYMLGPTHEEFFTLTVKGEYSSYKDFPLLLFQIQNKYRDEARPRAGILRGREFVMKDSYSFDVDDDGLRAAYLRHRDAYQRIFDTLGVRYVIVSAVSGAMGGSASEEFLAESEIGEDTFVRCLESGYAANVEAVTTAVPAALPIDGQPEAKVYDTPDTPTIASLVDWANSALDRTVTPADTLKNVMLKTRAPGGEWELLGVGVPGDREVDDKRLGAALEPAEYALLDDTDFARYPFLAKGYIGPKALLANGVRYLVDPRVVDGTSWITGADESGKHVVGLVAGRDFVADGTIEAAEVRDGDPSPDGAGPLVSARGIEIGHIFQLGRKYTEAFEVDVLGEDGKPVRLTMGSYGIGVSRLVAVIVEQHHDELGLRWPSSVSPFDVHLVIANKDAAARAGAEELAAELDRRGVDVLLDDRQASPGVKFKDAELLGVPWIVVVGRGWADGVVELRNRFTGDNREIAVGAAAADIATTLSSPNVR, via the coding sequence GTGATCACCCGCATGTCGGAGTTGTTTCTGCGCACCCTGCGCGACGACCCGGCCGACGCCGAAGTGCCCAGCCATAGGCTGCTGATCCGGGCGGGCTACATCCGCCCGGTCGGGCCGGGGCTGTACAGCTGGCTGCCGCTGGGGCTCAAGGTGCTTCGCAAGATCGAGCAGGTCGTTCGCCACGAGATGGCCGCGATCGGCGGACAGGAGATCCTGTTCCCGGCGCTGTTGCCCAAAGGTCCCTACCAGACCACCAACCGATGGACCGAGTACGGCGACAGCGTGTTCCGCCTGCAGGACCGTCGCAGCAACGACTACATGCTCGGGCCGACGCACGAGGAGTTCTTCACCCTGACCGTCAAGGGGGAGTACAGCAGCTACAAGGACTTTCCGCTGCTGTTGTTCCAGATCCAGAACAAGTATCGCGACGAAGCGCGGCCACGCGCCGGAATCCTGCGCGGGCGCGAGTTCGTCATGAAGGACTCGTATTCGTTCGACGTCGACGACGACGGACTGCGGGCGGCCTACCTGCGCCACCGCGACGCTTACCAGCGGATCTTCGACACGCTGGGCGTGCGCTACGTCATCGTCTCGGCGGTATCCGGTGCGATGGGCGGCAGCGCGTCCGAGGAGTTCCTGGCCGAGAGCGAGATCGGCGAGGACACCTTCGTGCGGTGTCTGGAGTCCGGCTACGCCGCCAACGTCGAGGCGGTCACCACCGCGGTCCCTGCGGCCCTGCCGATCGACGGCCAACCCGAGGCCAAGGTCTACGACACCCCGGACACCCCGACGATCGCCTCGCTGGTCGACTGGGCCAACTCGGCGCTGGACCGCACCGTCACCCCGGCCGACACGCTGAAGAACGTGATGCTCAAGACCCGTGCGCCCGGCGGGGAATGGGAACTGCTGGGCGTCGGGGTGCCCGGCGATCGGGAGGTCGACGACAAACGGCTCGGTGCCGCGCTCGAACCTGCCGAGTACGCGTTGCTCGATGACACCGACTTCGCCAGGTATCCGTTCCTCGCCAAGGGGTACATCGGTCCGAAAGCGTTGCTGGCCAACGGTGTTCGCTATCTCGTCGACCCACGGGTGGTCGACGGCACGTCGTGGATCACCGGTGCCGACGAGTCCGGCAAACATGTGGTCGGCCTGGTTGCCGGGCGCGACTTCGTCGCCGACGGCACCATCGAGGCAGCCGAGGTACGCGACGGCGACCCGTCGCCGGACGGGGCCGGGCCGCTGGTGTCCGCGCGCGGTATCGAGATCGGCCACATCTTCCAACTGGGCCGCAAGTACACCGAAGCGTTCGAGGTCGACGTGCTCGGCGAGGACGGCAAGCCGGTCCGGTTGACCATGGGTTCCTACGGCATCGGGGTGTCGCGGCTGGTCGCGGTCATCGTCGAACAGCACCACGACGAGCTCGGCCTGCGGTGGCCGTCGTCGGTGTCTCCCTTCGACGTCCACCTGGTCATCGCGAACAAGGACGCGGCGGCCCGCGCGGGCGCGGAAGAGTTGGCGGCCGAACTGGACCGCCGCGGTGTCGACGTTCTCCTCGACGACCGGCAGGCATCGCCGGGGGTGAAGTTCAAGGACGCCGAACTGCTCGGCGTGCCCTGGATCGTGGTGGTCGGCCGCGGCTGGGCCGACGGCGTGGTCGAACTGCGCAACCGGTTCACCGGAGACAACCGGGAGATAGCCGTCGGCGCCGCGGCAGCGGACATCGCGACGACCCTCAGTTCGCCGAACGTGCGCTGA